The Schistocerca gregaria isolate iqSchGreg1 chromosome 1, iqSchGreg1.2, whole genome shotgun sequence genome includes a window with the following:
- the LOC126301376 gene encoding uncharacterized protein LOC126301376, producing MKLSVLSLLVALCAAQTLCYVLDVPAAPDVVLGPVDEASSTEAAPLEGGEEAHAQSEQLVVTGAWPTKVLPLPRILSRVAGRRVYSSSRSLCPPGQLPDRLGICRDIW from the coding sequence ATGAAGCTCTCCGTCTTGTCGCTGCTGGTAGCTCTGTGCGCCGCGCAGACGCTCTGCTACGTGCTGGACGTCCCGGCAGCCCCGGACGTGGTTCTGGGGCCCGTGGACGAGGCCTCCAGCACGGAGGCGGCACCCCTGGAAGGCGGCGAGGAGGCGCATGCGCAGAGCGAGCAGCTGGTCGTCACGGGAGCCTGGCCGACCAAGGTGCTACCGCTGCCGCGCATCCTCAGCAGGGTAGCCGGTAGGAGGGTCTACTCCTCCTCCAGGTCCCTCTGTCCCCCGGGACAGCTCCCTGACAGGCTCGGCATCTGCAGGGATATCTGGTGA